From the genome of Papaver somniferum cultivar HN1 chromosome 2, ASM357369v1, whole genome shotgun sequence, one region includes:
- the LOC113351908 gene encoding uncharacterized protein At2g29880-like, with translation MESDQSSNPQTGRTTWTPPMDRQFIGLMEDQKKNYVAVSTLRGQIGFGWDQSREIVIADDAVWDDYIKKHPDVKCCGTKTLAHFDELAIIFGDNRANGRYSRCRNDNTVQDDDDHDNENLDNTQSPDTPQEQNENGYKYKDEDLRTSDTQKRARASTGLNSRPFRKTKKSTGEGMVDAIQVMAAAVNNVATKKEENKISSSLEASLVSALEDVPNLDDDTFVQALDLLEDEKKAKIFIALTGNRKRQWLLSKLNIPAYYPSNLSD, from the exons ATGGAGAGTGATCAATCATCCAACCCCCAAACTGGAAGGACAACTTGGACTCCTCCCATGGATAGACAGTTCATAGGTCTAATGGAAGACCAA AAGAAGAACTATGTTGCTGTGAGTACTCTTAGAGGTCAAATTGGATTTGGATGGGATCAGTCGCGAGAAATTGTGATTGCTGATGATGCTGTATGGGATGATTATATCAAG AAGCATCCTGATGTCAAATGCTGTGGGACAAAGACCCTTGCTCACTTTGATGAGTTAGCTATTATATTTGGGGATAATAGGGCCAATGGAAGGTATAGCCGTTGTAGGAATGACAATACTGTGCAAGATGATGATGACCATGATAATGAAAATTTAGATAACACGCAATCTCCGGATACCCCTCAAGAACAGAATGAGAATGGATATAAATATAAGGATGAGGACTTGCGTACATCTGACACTCAAAAAAGGGCTCGAGCTTCAACAGGTCTGAATTCACGTCCTTTTAGAAAGACCAAAAAGAGTACAGGAGAAGGAATGGTAGATGCAATTCAGGTAATGGCAGCGGCTGTGAACAATGTTGCGactaagaaagaagaaaacaaaatttcatcatctttaGAGGCAAGTTTAGTGTCCGCACTCGAGGATGTACCAAATTTGGATGATGATACTTTTGTGCAGGCGCTAGATTTATTGGAAGATGAAAAGAAAGCTAAGATTTTCATCGCATTGACTGGGAACAGGAAACGACAGTGGTTGTTATCGAAGCTCAATATTCCCGCATATTATCCTTCCAATTTAAGTGACTAG